AATAGGCCATGCGGCCCGAGAAATCCGCGGCCTTGGTTCCGAGGTTGCGCAAGGGTTCCACGATCTTCTCTCCCTCGGCCGCATCTCCGGCGTAGACAGCGGCGATCGTGTAGCAAGGCTGCCCCCAATAGGCGGCGTCATAGTCGGTCGACTGCGGAATGGTGGAAAATTCGACCAGTGATCCCAGCCGGTCCGATTCCCGGGAAATGAAATCACGCCAGAAGCGGATGGGTGCACTGCCCACCGACGCGGGATAGATGGGCGCGCAGAACATCACTTCAGGACCGACCGGATGCAGCGCAAAACAGAAGCGCACGACGACGCCGAAGTTGCCGCCTCCGCCTCTCAGTGCCCAGTAGAGGTCGGGATGTCTCTGGTTGTCGGCCAGGATCAGTTGCCCGTCCGCGGTCACGACCTCGGCTGCAAGCACGTTGTCGATCGACAGGCCATGGCGTGATCGCAACCAGCCCACGCCCCCCGAAAGCGTAAGGCCCGCAACACCCGTCTCCGAAATCAATCCACCGGGCGTGGCGAGGCCATGGGCCTGTGTTGCGGCATCCACGTCACCCCACAAGGCGCCGCCTTCCACCCACGCAATCCGCTCCGCTGGATCGACCGTGACCTTACGCATGCCGGAGAGATCAAGCATCAGCGAACCAGCGCCCACGGCATGTCCCGCCACGTTGTGACCGCCTGCCTTGATTGAGACGGGCAGGCCCGCCGCGGCCGCCCACGCGATTCCCCGCTGGACATCCGCGGCGCACTGGCACCGCAGGATGGCCGCGGGCTTGCGGTCGATCATGCCATTCCAGACGGCGCGGACGGAATCATATGCAGCCTGTCCCGGCTTCAGCAGACGCTGTTCGAGCGAAGCATTGGCAGTCTTGTGGTCTCCCATGTCTCTCTCCCATGCAATCACCGGGGAGCATGTCAGGAATGGCCAGTTGTGTTGAGTGCCGGAGGAGACATAAAAGGTCCAAACAGGACAGGATGGGGACACATGAAAAACCACCGGCCCGTCATCGCCTTGCTTGCGGCGCCCACGAGTTCGGCCGCCGTACTGTTCGGCATCTATGATGTCCTCTTTTCCGCCGGCATGGTTTTTCCTGACATGGTGCTGGGCGAGCCCGGCGCGGAGAGTCTGGATGTCAGGATCGTCTCTGCCGATGGTCAAGCCTTCCGATGTCCCGGCAACATTGTTGTCGAGCCCCATGCAAGCATCACAACCATTAGCGCATGTGATGCCGTCATCGTCTGCGACATGTACAGTCCCATCCATGCCGTGGCCCGCAGCGAGTACGCAGCGTTTGTGCCCTGGTTGCAGCAATTGCACAGGCAAGGGGTGCTGATCTGCTCCGTCTGTTCGGGCACGCTGATGCTGGCGGAGGCGGGATTGCTGGATGGAAAGGAAATCGCCTCGCACTGGGCCTATGCCGAACTTATTGCGCAGGAATTTCCGAAATGCACGTTCCGGCGCGACAGCATCCTGTGCCTGACGCACGAGGCCGATGGGATCGTCACGGCAGGTGGCGTGACATCGTGGCAGGAGTTGGTTCTCTACGTGATAACAAAGTTCTGCGGGCCGGATATCGCCCGGCAGACGGCGAAGGTCCATCTGCTCACGGGGCACGAAGCGGGACAACTGATTTTCGCCGCCATGAATCGGCGCAAGAACTCCTCCGACGCCGTGATTGCCGCATGTCAGGGTTGGATCGCGGATAACTACAGTGAACCAAATCCGGTGCAGCGCATGTCGGAAATGTCGGCGCTCAACGCGCGCACCTTCGCGCGTCGCTTCAAATCGGCAACCGGCCGCAGCCCCATGGATTACGTCCTGGAGTTGCGCATCGAGGAGGCAAAGCAGATTCTCGAAACCTCGGGTTTTGCCGTTGATGATGTCTCCGCCCAGGTAGGCTATCTTGATCCGGCCGCCTTCCGCCGGGTGTTTCGCAAGATCGCGGGCGTCACACCGCAGGAGTATCGCCGCCGCTATTCCCGGATCGGGCGGACGGCAACCGCAACCTGAAAGGCAACCGCTTCGGGATTTGATCGCCGTCGCGGAATGACCTATGAGACCCCTCATGTGCCAGGCCATGCTCGACAAGGGCGAATTCGATCCTGAACTTTGCCCGCTGCTCAAAGGCCTCTCGCCGGAGCAGATTGCCGTGCGCATGAAGCAGTTGCCCATTTCCGCCTGCCGCCGCAACCTTGACGCCCATGCCGAGGGCAAGCTCTCCCTTGAGGAGATCGAATGCCCGGCGGAGCGGCAGATCCACGAGTCCGAGCCCGCCTGAAGCCTGCTTTGGACGGCCGCTCTTGACGATGGTCAAGACCGCATCGCCGCCGCCGCCCTAACACGTCAGAACCGACATGTGGGGAGGAGGCAATGGTGCCATGAGTGAAGGCCTGACAAAATCCCAAGCGCGCAACATCTTCTTCGGGGGCTCGCTTTTCTTCTTTGTGGTGTTCGCTGCCTTGACGGCGCACAGCCACTACTATGCAGTGAGCACATCCACGAATGCGCAAAACCTGACTGAATCCGTGGTGCGGGGCAAACGCGTGTGGGAACGCAATGCCTGCATCGACTGCCACACCATCCTGGGTGAAGGCGCCTACTTCGCGCCCGAACTCGGCAACGTCTTCGTGCGCTACGGCGGCAAGGACGATCCTGCGGGAGCAAAGGAAGCCATCAAGGCCTGGATATCGAGCCAGCCCACCGGCATTCCCGGCCGCCGCCAGATGCCGAACTTCCATCTCACCGACGGGGAACTCAACGACATCGCCGATTTCCTTGAGTGGGTGAGCAAGATCAACACCCAGGGCTGGCCGCCCAAGGACAGCGGCTGAGGAGGGGACACAATCATGAAATACCAGTCACAGAAAGTCGCACTGGCCTATTTTGCCTGTGCCATGGCGCTCTTCGCCGCGCAGGTGCTCTTCGGGCTCCTCGTCGGATACATCTACGTCGCGCCCAATTTCCTCTCGGAACTTGTGCCGTTCAACGTCGCGCGCATGATCCACACCAACGCGCTGATCGTCTGGCTGCTGCTGGGCTTCTTCGGCGCATCCTACTATCTCATCCCGGAAGAAACCGAGCGTGAGCTGCATTCGCCCAAGCTGGCGTATATCCAGCTCATCCTGCTCATGGTGGGCGCCAGCGGCGCCGTGGTGGGCTATCTCTTCGGCATCCACGAGGGACGCGAATT
The nucleotide sequence above comes from Hyphomicrobiales bacterium. Encoded proteins:
- a CDS encoding FAD-binding oxidoreductase produces the protein MGDHKTANASLEQRLLKPGQAAYDSVRAVWNGMIDRKPAAILRCQCAADVQRGIAWAAAAGLPVSIKAGGHNVAGHAVGAGSLMLDLSGMRKVTVDPAERIAWVEGGALWGDVDAATQAHGLATPGGLISETGVAGLTLSGGVGWLRSRHGLSIDNVLAAEVVTADGQLILADNQRHPDLYWALRGGGGNFGVVVRFCFALHPVGPEVMFCAPIYPASVGSAPIRFWRDFISRESDRLGSLVEFSTIPQSTDYDAAYWGQPCYTIAAVYAGDAAEGEKIVEPLRNLGTKAADFSGRMAYCDVQKLFDALFPTGQYRCYWKSHLLADLSDEMIEEGLANAIDNPSPKSISSFWNFGGATARVPADETAFGDRGFGWMYSLDSVWERKEDDAKVRDWTRAAWDRFRKHAYRKRLYLNFAGQDEDSAALTEDAFGPHLARLRKIKAAYDPGNMFRFNQNILPAKI
- a CDS encoding helix-turn-helix domain-containing protein, yielding MKNHRPVIALLAAPTSSAAVLFGIYDVLFSAGMVFPDMVLGEPGAESLDVRIVSADGQAFRCPGNIVVEPHASITTISACDAVIVCDMYSPIHAVARSEYAAFVPWLQQLHRQGVLICSVCSGTLMLAEAGLLDGKEIASHWAYAELIAQEFPKCTFRRDSILCLTHEADGIVTAGGVTSWQELVLYVITKFCGPDIARQTAKVHLLTGHEAGQLIFAAMNRRKNSSDAVIAACQGWIADNYSEPNPVQRMSEMSALNARTFARRFKSATGRSPMDYVLELRIEEAKQILETSGFAVDDVSAQVGYLDPAAFRRVFRKIAGVTPQEYRRRYSRIGRTATAT
- a CDS encoding cytochrome c; its protein translation is MSEGLTKSQARNIFFGGSLFFFVVFAALTAHSHYYAVSTSTNAQNLTESVVRGKRVWERNACIDCHTILGEGAYFAPELGNVFVRYGGKDDPAGAKEAIKAWISSQPTGIPGRRQMPNFHLTDGELNDIADFLEWVSKINTQGWPPKDSG